The Nitrospira sp. KM1 genome includes a window with the following:
- a CDS encoding RNA polymerase sigma factor: MSPTQLSDVFFQHEEDLFRFLVRRIKCAFTARDLTQELFLKISSQEDTSHIQNQKAYVFRMAANLATDYLRVQENRAEILEEAIGIMSGGMDYRDAERVMIAKQELARLAEALAELPLISRKVFLLTRFGRKTQQQIATDLGISTSSLEAHIRKVLDHLSAVRDI, encoded by the coding sequence GTGTCGCCCACACAACTCTCGGATGTTTTTTTCCAACACGAAGAAGACCTCTTTCGCTTTTTGGTTCGCCGGATCAAATGCGCATTCACTGCGCGGGATCTCACGCAGGAACTGTTTCTCAAGATTTCTTCACAAGAAGACACCTCACACATCCAGAATCAAAAGGCGTATGTTTTTCGTATGGCGGCCAATCTCGCCACGGATTATCTACGGGTCCAAGAGAATCGTGCGGAAATTCTTGAGGAAGCCATTGGCATTATGTCGGGTGGAATGGACTATCGGGACGCTGAACGTGTGATGATCGCCAAACAAGAACTGGCCCGACTCGCGGAAGCATTGGCCGAACTGCCCCTCATCAGCCGCAAGGTTTTCTTGCTGACTCGATTCGGCCGTAAAACCCAGCAGCAAATCGCAACAGACTTGGGCATCTCAACTTCATCTCTCGAAGCTCACATCAGGAAAGTGCTCGATCATTTGTCAGCCGTGCGCGACATCTGA
- a CDS encoding tetratricopeptide repeat-containing sulfotransferase family protein, with protein MSETVTESPLLRAINAALSTGDSVSALRLCQERLVEAPDDADAQRYLGQIYARQGDFDTARVAAQRATDLAPNDCRAWSDLGRVWILSHDWSRAVRCFREAVSLNAAYADGWHNLGAALKHVGEQERALSCLQRALAIEPTRAETYLVIGGLLIEDGQLDEARWCFERAAIHAPESSGARNRLAQELSDCGQVDQAEALFRRSLAQRADDLDAWLGLGHAMEDLGRAELAPACYLRVLEQQSGHGLALCHYLSVVEDEVEAASWVEHARRALSDPEALDEAKALVGYGLAKYHDRRQQYEQAAQAGLKANAARRRKAGPLNRSELQARVNGVIETYSPDFFAERLCFGIGTDQPVFIVGLPRSGTTLIEQILSAHPRMHGAGELPDLARLAVQSMGGKKQAPWQAASFLQGEMASRLSAHEYLRALRRNAPSGSVRISDKQPLNYFHLAFAALLFPNARVVHCLRDARDNALSIWMENFNHDQRYATDFEDLTFFIAEERRLMAHWHEALPLPILDVKYETVVSDLEGQARRLLDFLGAPWDDRCLNFHQNDRAVQTPSRWQVRQPIYTKSVGRWKAYASHLPQLNEAFGGEDNNQVL; from the coding sequence ATGAGTGAAACGGTCACGGAGTCGCCATTGTTGAGGGCCATCAACGCCGCACTAAGCACTGGTGATTCCGTTAGCGCGTTACGTCTCTGCCAAGAACGACTTGTCGAGGCTCCTGATGATGCTGACGCGCAGCGGTATTTGGGACAAATCTACGCTCGACAAGGTGATTTTGATACTGCCCGTGTGGCCGCGCAACGTGCAACCGACTTGGCGCCCAACGATTGCCGAGCCTGGTCTGATCTCGGACGCGTGTGGATCTTGTCTCACGACTGGTCACGCGCGGTCCGCTGTTTCCGTGAGGCAGTGAGCCTGAATGCTGCCTATGCCGACGGCTGGCACAATTTGGGCGCCGCGCTCAAACACGTCGGCGAGCAGGAGCGCGCCTTATCCTGTCTTCAGCGGGCGCTCGCGATCGAGCCTACGCGCGCCGAGACCTATTTGGTGATCGGCGGACTCCTGATCGAGGATGGCCAGCTTGACGAAGCCAGGTGGTGCTTCGAGAGGGCCGCGATACATGCGCCGGAATCGTCTGGGGCGCGCAATCGCCTGGCGCAAGAACTCTCGGACTGCGGTCAGGTGGATCAGGCTGAAGCGCTGTTCCGGCGTTCGTTGGCTCAGCGTGCGGATGATCTCGATGCATGGCTTGGCTTAGGCCATGCCATGGAGGACTTAGGCCGTGCCGAGCTCGCCCCGGCCTGCTATCTCCGCGTACTCGAGCAACAATCGGGGCACGGCTTAGCACTGTGCCACTATCTGAGCGTGGTGGAAGACGAAGTGGAGGCGGCTTCCTGGGTCGAGCATGCGCGGCGCGCCCTATCAGATCCCGAGGCACTGGATGAAGCGAAGGCCCTCGTGGGCTATGGACTTGCGAAATATCATGATCGGCGCCAACAGTATGAGCAGGCGGCTCAGGCGGGTCTTAAAGCGAATGCGGCACGCCGGAGAAAGGCAGGCCCTTTGAACAGGAGTGAACTGCAGGCGCGCGTCAATGGAGTCATCGAAACGTACTCTCCTGACTTCTTTGCCGAGCGATTGTGCTTTGGGATTGGAACCGATCAGCCCGTGTTTATCGTCGGCCTCCCGCGCTCCGGTACTACGCTCATTGAGCAGATCCTGTCGGCGCATCCGCGCATGCACGGAGCTGGCGAATTGCCCGATCTCGCCCGCCTGGCCGTTCAATCAATGGGCGGCAAGAAGCAAGCGCCCTGGCAGGCGGCATCCTTCTTACAAGGCGAGATGGCCAGCCGACTGTCGGCTCATGAATATCTGAGGGCGCTCCGTCGCAATGCTCCTTCGGGCAGCGTGCGTATCAGCGACAAACAGCCGCTTAACTATTTTCATCTGGCCTTTGCCGCCTTGTTGTTTCCTAATGCACGTGTGGTTCACTGCCTTCGTGATGCGCGTGACAATGCACTCTCGATCTGGATGGAGAACTTCAATCACGATCAGCGCTACGCCACCGACTTCGAGGATCTAACGTTTTTCATCGCCGAAGAGCGACGACTGATGGCCCACTGGCATGAGGCTTTGCCTCTGCCGATCCTCGACGTGAAATACGAAACGGTTGTAAGCGACCTGGAAGGGCAAGCGAGGCGTCTGCTCGACTTTCTCGGTGCGCCGTGGGACGACCGCTGTCTTAACTTTCATCAAAACGACCGTGCTGTGCAGACCCCCAGTCGCTGGCAGGTGCGCCAGCCGATCTATACAAAATCAGTCGGCCGATGGAAAGCCTACGCGAGTCATTTACCGCAGCTCAATGAAGCGTTTGGGGGAGAAGACAATAACCAAGTCCTGTGA